A genomic region of Maniola hyperantus chromosome 5, iAphHyp1.2, whole genome shotgun sequence contains the following coding sequences:
- the LOC117982712 gene encoding pancreatic lipase-related protein 2, whose amino-acid sequence MFNKTSATLMLQTIIVLMDKQNSTTFPTYEDAELERCYPPYGCFSKAYPWTEHRPDNYFPVSPETLGVRYAVFTRRNRKIPVLLQSKDVEKIRNANLDPRGPFYFISHGFLEGGHKLWIQNLADALLNQEGNDAATVVVVDWRRGSQPPYGQAVANIRLVGATTAYLIRTIYEVLQLPNLDNFHYIGHSLGAHLGGYCGHALQKNFNLKLGRITGLDPAAPYFSNTVTLVRLDKSDAQFVDIIHSNAMPLYFSGFGISEPIGHVDFYPNGGSTQPGCKRGGQGVDSDMYRKVVQFVSCDHERSYELFTESVAPTCPFMAIQCKSYEAFLEGNCTTCDSKHLCIPMGLHSHSVYKSLQAGGMVDSNSNTVLYSTTGSSKPFCRVHYEVTIKVSNSSESIRHGPDVGRISLTLVDRNSNKSDHKLMNDEQKYYRPGDVETKLLAFKDTGHPPISVIVEWKYEANLLNPMTWRLLQSSSVYIEYLKISSLEYNTVITVCPQFRKPVVTKLKTIMKTSYCTT is encoded by the exons ATGTTCAACAAAACGAGTGCTACGTTAATGCTGCAAACTATTATAGTGCTGATGGATAAACAGAATTCGACTACTTTTCCTACTTATG aGGATGCAGAGCTGGAACGATGCTACCCACCATACGGATGTTTCTCGAAAGCTTATCCTTGGACCGAGCACCGTCCTGATAACTACTTCCCCGTTTCACCGGAGACTTTGGGCGTGCG ATATGCAGTGTTTACACGAAGAAACCGCAAGATACCAGTGTTGTTGCAGTCAAAGGATGTAGAAAAAATCCGGAACGCAAATCTTGATCCCAGAGGACCTTTCTATTTCATCTCGCACGGATTTCTGGAAGGCGGTCATAAGCTTTGG ATTCAAAACTTGGCAGATGCGCTTTTAAACCAAGAAGGGAACGATGCAGCCACTGTCGTGGTTGTAGATTGGCGCAGGGGATCCCAGCCGCCGTATGGCCAAGCGGTCGCCAATATTAGGCTTGTTGGTGCTACGACTGCTTATTTGATACGTActatttat gaAGTGTTACAGTTGCCAAACTTAGATAATTTTCACTACATCGGCCATTCCTTAGGGGCGCATCTGGGAGGATATTGTGGGCACGCTTTACAAAAG AATTTCAACCTGAAATTAGGTCGGATAACCGGTCTGGACCCCGCGGCTCCGTACTTCAGCAACACTGTGACGCTAGTTCGCTTGGACAAGTCTGACGCCCAGTTTGTCGATATCATTCACAGCAATGCTATGCCGTTATATTTCTCAG GTTTCGGTATATCAGAGCCGATCGGTCACGTAGACTTTTACCCAAACGGCGGTTCGACTCAGCCGGGCTGCAAGAGAGGAGGGCAGGGCGTGGATAGCGACATGTATAGGAAGGTGGTGCAGTTTGTGAGCTGCGACCACGAGCGCAGCTACGAACTGTTCACCGAGAGTGTAGCTCCTACTTGCCCTTTTATGGCCATTCAGTGTAAATCTTATGAG GCATTTTTAGAGGGCAATTGCACAACCTGTGATAGCAAACATCTTTGCATACCAATGGGCTTGCACTCTCACAGTGTGTACAAGAGCTTGCAGGCGGGCGGCATGGTCGATTCCAACTCAAACACTGTTCTCTACTCAACAACTGGCAGCTCCAAACCTTTTTGTA gagTACATTACGAGGTGACTATAAAAGTGTCAAACTCATCGGAGAGCATACGCCACGGCCCGGATGTTGGCAGGATATCCCTCACCCTAGTTGATAGGAACAGTAACAAAAGTGATCACAAGTTGATGAATGACGAACA GAAATACTATAGGCCTGGGGATGTTGAGACCAAGTTGTTAGCGTTCAAAGACACCGGCCATCCGCCCATTTCTGTGATTGTTGAGTGGAAATATGAAGCTAACCTCCTCAATCCGATGACTTGGCGACTGCTGCAGTCCTCCAGTGTTTATATCGAATACTTGAAGATATCATCGCTTGAATACAACACTGT CATCACCGTGTGTCCGCAATTCAGAAAACCGGTCGTCACAAAACTAAAGACTATAATGAAAACGAGTTACTGCACAACATGA
- the LOC117982713 gene encoding THUMP domain-containing protein 1 homolog — MGDTRKKKKFYFRKRRNKYFLEPGFRGFFCTCNFREKDCVKEMYNLLNEYAGKLYPEEDVTSARPASAEPEDRTDTESDNETDIGDMLKQEVESMRKGSQSSLRHKRFQVVETGASNCIFIKTNLPSPEELTNAIIKDLSTTKVQKTRHVLRLLPIMATCKANLPDIMECAGKLFDKYFLKKPSTFAVIFNKRFNSSASRELIIKELAEMIVLKNGENKADLKNPGLCIIVEIIKGICLLSVVDNYYSFKKYNLHEICKEDTPIDTEETQAKKFKADIIPPAEECSKVE; from the coding sequence ATGGGAGACACCCGGAAAAAGAAAAAGTTCTACTTTCGCAAGCGTAGAAACAAATATTTCCTAGAACCCGGCTTCAGAGGTTTCTTCTGCACGTGCAATTTCAGGGAGAAAGATTGCGTGAAGGAAATGTACAACTTGTTGAATGAGTACGCGGGGAAGTTGTATCCCGAGGAGGACGTGACGAGCGCCAGGCCGGCGTCCGCGGAGCCGGAGGACCGCACCGACACCGAGTCCGATAATGAGACTGACATTGGAGACATGCTGAAGCAGGAGGTGGAATCCATGAGGAAGGGCTCGCAGAGTTCCCTCAGGCACAAGCGTTTCCAGGTGGTGGAGACGGGAGCTTCTAATTGTATTTTCATAAAAACCAATCTACCTAGTCCAGAAGAATTGACTAACGCTATTATAAAAGATCTGTCTACTACAAAAGTACAGAAAACACGACATGTTTTACGTTTACTCCCTATCATGGCTACATGCAAAGCGAACTTACCAGATATAATGGAATGTGCTGGCAAATTGTTTGACAAATACTTCTTAAAAAAGCCATCAACGTTTGCTGTGATCTTCAACAAAAGATTTAATAGCAGTGCATCTCGAGAACTAATTATAAAGGAGCTCGCTGAAATGATTGTCCTCAAAAATGGTGAAAACAAAGCAGATTTGAAAAATCCAGGACTTTGTATAATAGTTGAGATAATAAAAGGCATTTGTCTCCTAAGTGTTGTAGACAATTACTATTCTTTTAAGAAATATAATCTACATGAAATATGTAAAGAGGATACACCCATTGATACAGAGGAGACTCAAGCGAAAAAGTTTAAGGCTGATATTATACCACCAGCTGAAGAGTGTAGTAAAGTTGAATAA